In the Euphorbia lathyris chromosome 5, ddEupLath1.1, whole genome shotgun sequence genome, one interval contains:
- the LOC136231155 gene encoding microtubule-associated protein RP/EB family member 1C encodes MATNIGMMDAAYFVGRSEILSWINSSLQLSLSKVEEACTGAVHCQLMDAAHPGMVPMHKVNFDAKSEYEMIQNYKVLQDVFNKLKITKHIEVNKLIKGRPLDNLEFMQWMKRYCDSVNGGTLDYNPLERRETSKGGKEVAKKCQQSQSSAKGSAAAPRPQSSHNARRTDASSVNTNPPAKASKPPPSSVPAYDQKITELKLSVDSLEKERDFYFGKLRDIEILCQSPAIQSLSAVAAIKKILYATDDDASVVAEAQAMLSGLEKEGDHLSPIAEVSSEEKMSADCQKRKNILNVDVEATGITILSPRQRLSDATDVHCSGSPLMTY; translated from the exons ATGGCAACGAATATAGGGATGATGGATGCTGCATATTTTGTAGGAAGATCTGAAATCCTCTCTTGGATCAATTCCTCTCTCCAACTCAGTCTCTCGAAAGTTGAAGAG GCCTGCACCGGTGCAGTTCACTGTCAGCTAATGGACGCTGCTCATCCAGGAATGGTGCCTATGCACAAAGTCAATTTTGACGCGAAGAGTGAGTACGAAATGATCCAGAACTACAAAGTCCTTCAAGATGTcttcaataaacttaaaatcacaaAG CATATTGAAGTGaataaactcataaaaggaaggCCGCTTGATAATTTGGAGTTCATGCAGTGGATGAAGCGATACTGCGATTCTGTCAATGGAGGAACTCTCGA TTACAATCCATTGGAAAGGAGAGAAACTAGCAAGGGAGGGAAAGAAGTGGCCAAGAAATGTCAACAATCTCAATCATCAGCCAAGGGTTCAGCAGCTGCCCCCAGACCACAGTCCTCCCATAATGCTCGAAGAACTGATGCATCTTCTGTCAACACAAATCCTCCTGCAAAAGCTTCAAAACCGCCCCCTAGTTCAGTGCCTGCATATGATCAAAAG ATCACagaattgaagctatcagtggACAGCCTTGAGAAGGAGAGGGATTTCTACTTTGGAAAGCTGAGAGATATTGAGATATTGTGCCAAAGTCCTGCTATACAAAGCCTTTCT GCTGTTGCAGCAATAAAAAAGATCCTATATGCTACAGATGATGATGCATCAGTAGTCGCAGAAGCTCAAGCCATGCTATCCGGCCTTGAGAAAGAAGGAGATCATCTAAGTCCTATAGCTGAGGTATCATCAGAGGAAAAAATGAGTGCTGATTGTCAAAAGAGAAAGAACATATTGAACGTGGATGTTGAAGCCACAGGCATCACAATACTGTCGCCAAGACAAAGGCTTTCTGATGCTACTGATGTCCATTGCAGTGGGTCACCTCTTATGACTTACTGA
- the LOC136231156 gene encoding uncharacterized protein → MNAQIRKDAVTSNAEGEMEKRIETVDYRSSAGQGQELRTVEVIHQVHAPKQTPNTSGGVLASAAESVASSLQSARDIITRKQ, encoded by the exons ATGAATGCACAAATCAGAAAG GACGCGGTGACAAGTAATGCAGAAGGTGAAATGGAGAAAAGGATTGAAACGGTAGATTATCGATCATCGGCAGGGCAAGGTCAAGAATTAAGGACAGTGGAGGTCATTCACCAGGTTCATGCCCCAAAGCAAACTCCTAATACTAGTGGTGGTGTGTTGGCTAGTGCTGCCGAATCCGTGGCTTCCAGTCTTCAATCAGCCCGGGATATTATCACCCGAAAACAGTGA
- the LOC136230923 gene encoding ADP-ribosylation factor 1-like gives MGMTISRLMKMMFAKKEMRILMVGLDAAGKTTILYKLKLGEIVTTIPTIGFNVETVEYKNVSFTVWDVGGQDKIRPLWRHYFQNTQGLIFVVDSNDRERVLEARDELHRMLSEDELRDATLLVFANKQDLPNAMTVSEITDKLGLHSLRQRRWYIQAACATAGQGLYEGLDWLSSNISAKA, from the exons ATGGGAATGACAATATCAAGGCTGATGAAGATGATGTTTGCAAAGAAAGAAATGAGGATTTTAATGGTAGGTCTTGATGCTGCTGGTAAAACTACCATTCTTTACAAGTTGAAGCTTGGAGAGATTGTTACTACCATTCCTACTATTG GGTTTAATGTGGAAACTGTTGAATACAAAAATGTTAGCTTCACTGTGTGGGATGTTGGAGGCCAAGATAAG ATACGACCATTATGGAGACATTACTTTCAGAACACTCAGGGCCTAATCTTTGTGGTGGATAGTAATGACAGGGAAAGGGTTTTAGAAGCCAGAGATGAGCTTCATCGGATGCTCAGTGAG GACGAACTCCGGGATGCAACATTGCTAGTATTTGCAAATAAGCAAGACCTTCCAAATGCAATGACCGTTTCAGAAATAACAGATAAACTTGGCTTGCACTCACTGCGGCAGCGCCGTTGGTATATTCAAGCTGCCTGTGCTACTGCTGGGCAAGGACTCTACGAGGGTCTTGATTGGCTGTCCAGTAATATCTCTGCCAAG GCTTAA